A DNA window from Solanum lycopersicum chromosome 3, SLM_r2.1 contains the following coding sequences:
- the LOC138347429 gene encoding uncharacterized protein has translation MASSFKKFCKGGEFSGSYSRGQSLEGYPDRPIQSSLKASAWGPSQTSQPFYEFGGYLKTSSFSQRPMLDSKNGYGCGESGHIRKYCPTQSYKPAVIRGKGGHSRGLHSGGRGGQGNGGHQFSRGGRQVGTTAAYRGRGNEQIGDRAHCYAFYGMSEAETSDVVITGRPLVCDCMTSVLIDPGSTISYVYSSFDTGLYLYYDLLDMPIRVSTPVGEPVIVEKPRTDLLVCESDYISTPVRIISFLHAKTMVSKGCLTFLAHLRDDIFEVPLIESVLIVCDFLDVFPANLPGMTPDRDSNICIDLEPSTRPISIPPYRMDPAELRELKAQLQELFR, from the exons ATGGCGTCGTCATTTAAGAAGTTctgtaagggaggtgagtttagtggttcttactctagaggacagagTTTAGAAGGTTACCCAGAccgtcctattcagtcttcattaAAGGCGTCAGCttggggtccatcgcagaccagtcaGCCTTTTtatgagtttggaggttatctcaAGACTTCATCATTTTCGcaaagacctatgcttgactccaagaatggttatggatgtggagagtctggacatattaggaaatattgtccaacACAGAGTTACAAACCCGCAGTAATTAGAGGAAAAGGTGGTCATAGTAGAGGTctccattctggaggacgtggtggccaaggtaatggcgGTCACCAGTTCAGTCGAGGTGGCAGGCAAGTTGGAACAACTGCAGCGTACCGTGGCAGGGGCAATGAACAGataggtgatagggcccattgttatgctttctaTGGGatgtctgaagcagagacatctgatgttgttatcacaggtaggcctttggtctgtgattgcatgacttctgtattgattgatcctggatccacaatTTCATATGTATATTCCTCATTTGATACTGgtctttatttatattatgatttgcttgacatgcctattcgtgtctctactcctgtgggtgagcctgtgatagttgagaag CCTAGGACAGATCTGCTAGTGTGTGAGagtgactatatttccactcctgttcgtattatctcttttcttcatgctaagacgatggtgagtaagggttgtttaactttcttggcacatctcagggatgatattTTCgaagtacctttgattgagtctgTCTTGATAGTCTGTGattttctggatgtgtttcctgcaaaCCTTCCTGGTATGACACCAGATAGGGATAGTAATATTTGTATTGACCTGGAGCcgagtactcgccccatttccattcccccttatagaatggatccagctgagttaagggagttaaaggcccaactacAAGAGTTGtttaggtaa